One stretch of Stigmatella aurantiaca DNA includes these proteins:
- a CDS encoding type II toxin-antitoxin system HipA family toxin, producing the protein MRALIVRLGQVSVGLLEQLEEWEYRFSFDPLWLRAQERGVLGQLFEDRKPHDIATTGHVPIWFSHLLPQGPLRRAVARQLAIDVEDEFDLLEFLGGDLPGAVVMVPGQPRLSQHPLPRPRSAPALAEKLKFSLAGAQWKLSVRPGERGLTMPVRKGETGSWIAKFHDPTFKDLPRVEFATMRWAHLAGVAIPAFRQAQVSEFEELPEGIPTGDGTVFLIERFDRGAEGQRIHIEDLAQVLDRPPGEPQYGGRYEHIAAVLSYAAPDDLRAFCERLVFCVLCGNTDAHLKNWSLIYPDGRTPRLSPAYDLISSVLYAPEFISDELALSLNHSRRFEDVDVGSFRLLAEISRIPFDEVASWVRQATERVRTIWQKEAVHLPWTDVERQRLERHLARVPLASP; encoded by the coding sequence GTGAGAGCGTTGATTGTACGGCTCGGCCAAGTGTCTGTTGGCTTGTTGGAGCAATTAGAAGAATGGGAGTACAGATTTTCCTTTGATCCATTATGGCTGCGGGCCCAAGAGCGCGGAGTTCTGGGGCAACTCTTCGAAGATCGCAAGCCACATGACATTGCTACCACGGGTCACGTGCCCATCTGGTTTTCTCACCTGTTACCTCAAGGTCCTCTGCGCCGGGCTGTAGCACGTCAGTTAGCGATTGACGTTGAGGATGAGTTCGACCTGCTTGAATTCTTGGGTGGAGACCTGCCTGGTGCAGTCGTTATGGTCCCTGGACAGCCGCGTCTGTCTCAACATCCGCTGCCACGTCCCCGGTCTGCTCCAGCGTTAGCAGAGAAATTGAAATTCTCCCTGGCTGGAGCTCAGTGGAAGCTTTCCGTGCGCCCTGGTGAGCGAGGGCTGACAATGCCAGTGAGGAAAGGTGAAACAGGTTCTTGGATTGCCAAATTCCATGATCCGACGTTCAAAGATCTGCCGCGAGTTGAGTTTGCGACAATGCGCTGGGCACACCTTGCAGGGGTCGCTATACCTGCATTTAGACAAGCTCAGGTGTCTGAATTCGAAGAGCTTCCTGAAGGGATACCTACAGGGGATGGGACCGTATTTCTCATCGAGCGGTTTGACCGGGGGGCCGAAGGCCAACGCATACATATTGAAGACTTGGCTCAAGTGCTTGACCGGCCTCCTGGAGAGCCACAATATGGGGGGCGGTATGAGCATATTGCGGCTGTGCTCTCATATGCCGCTCCTGACGACTTGCGGGCTTTTTGTGAGCGCCTCGTGTTCTGCGTCTTGTGCGGCAATACCGATGCGCACTTGAAAAACTGGTCGCTCATCTATCCTGATGGACGAACGCCCCGTTTGTCGCCGGCCTATGATTTGATATCGTCTGTGCTGTATGCGCCTGAATTCATCTCCGACGAGTTGGCGCTCAGTCTCAATCACTCTCGCCGTTTTGAGGACGTGGATGTTGGTTCGTTCCGGTTGTTGGCTGAGATATCTCGTATTCCTTTTGACGAGGTTGCCTCATGGGTTCGTCAAGCTACGGAGCGTGTGAGGACGATATGGCAGAAAGAGGCTGTGCATCTGCCCTGGACGGATGTGGAGCGCCAACGCCTCGAACGGCACTTGGCCCGTGTCCCGCTGGCCTCTCCGTAG